In Lycium ferocissimum isolate CSIRO_LF1 chromosome 3, AGI_CSIRO_Lferr_CH_V1, whole genome shotgun sequence, the genomic window TTTGAGTGGCGTAATGCAACGAGTCACGGGCGTTCATGATACTCCTTTACCCGGTCTACAATGAGAATTGAGATCATAGGGGCTTCTCAACCTGATACATTCCTTCTGTATACCTTTTTTGCTTTTCTATAGACCATAAAGTTTTTCGCTCTTGAATTGAGTAGTTCCTCTTCTTTAACAGGAAAAGAATCTTAATTAGTTCATTCTCTTTTGTTTGTTATATTGAGGGTAGTGATGCGTAGTAATTGGACATAGTACACTAACATAGAACGCTATACCCAAAGACACGAAAAGTCTAAAAAATCAGTGGGACacggaacaaaaaaaaatacttctttttTGACAGGTAACTTATTATATAATCATAATCTACTGAGAAGGGATCTCTAACCTTTTGATGAGCCTTGTTTGAGATGAGGGTTTTTCTACGAGCATAATGAACCATCGtgaaacttatatttcttgataaGTAATGAACTACTCCTTTCAATTAAGATAGGTTGGGATAAGGCAGTAAAAACATTGAATAAGGAATGAGAGGTTAATGAGTTGTTGCATTGGAAGTTGTTTGATTTTCAACACTGCTGCTACTCAGTGATGTGGTTTGATACCATTTTGTTCTGGGGTTccaaaagggcaaaaaataTGAAGACTGATCCGCTCATCAGAACAATGGAGAGGAGTATTACTGGGTTTATTATTTCCTAAAATAATCCTAAGGAAATTAAATGGGTGATTTTTGAAGTATTCTGGCAAGGGTTtattgttttctaaaatattcttGTTGCTGATGCAGATGAAGGTTTCTCTAAGGAATGCAGGAAATGACAACTTCATCATTCTGAAGGTGGGGGACGGACAATGTTCTCTTGATTTCAGGGGTTTAATGGCTACAGTCTTGATGTACAACAAGCGGAGGCTTCCAGTAAGCAGTGGCAATCACGAGTATAAAAAACTTGACAAGGGGTTAAGCACCACCATCCATGCCAGTCACTCCTTCCCGCTCTTCTAAAAGCATTTCCCCGAATGTTTTCTTTTTCGTAAACCTCTTTTTCTTCCACTTGGTAAgtagataattgaaatgacTTAATTGCACAGTAGTCGTGGTCGCGTTACGGTTCAAATTGTGACATCTCGGGTTGTCCCCTTGGGCTTTCATTCTGTCCATCTTTGGAAAGAGGGAGGTCACATTTGTGGCTATGGCATGATGAGAAACACCCTTTAGCTTGGATTTCTTTTTGCCTTTTTCCTTCTAACTCAAGATGCTTGCTTTTATGGGTCTAGAGATCCAAAACATTGTTATAAAGAATGTAAGAACATTTAATATGGGCCTATGCTCTTGGGCTTGTGGATAGCTAGATATGAAACCATCATTCATTTAATGCAAGTCAATTTGGACATCAATAGATGTCATTATGGGCCTACCTTCTTAAGGATTCTTGGATTGGACAATCTAGTTTTATGCCAGGCCTGTTTTATACTTTTATGCacatttcattcatatattagttttcaatattttttaaaattacagtttatataatttatacagatTTCAAACACACAATGATCACACATATCTCAAAACGATACAAACTAATTTTTACATACAATGAATACATAGGTCAATAATCAAAAATACTTTgtaatattgatttgaaaatttatactagGAGAGAAGATGAATTTTAGGTCTAAAAATATGTTGAAATCATCATACacggggagagagagagagaaatctttttaaaaaacaaaacaaaaaaaaatcgaagAATTTGATTGATAACTATCCTAAAATTAAGTGGGCAATTCGCTCATGTATTTGTTGGCAACAAATACACGAAAACATACACTTTTTATTCGgggtggcctttaatttttgcccctcaaattcgtttttaacattttttaaaactacggtctttaatttttgtcaaacTTCACAATGATCACGCAACTCGAAACGATTACGGTTCGAACTAGGCAATAATCggcataaataattaaaaagataattttaGATGCAAAATggcaagagagagagagagagagagagaaattatATTGATAAGCTATCACCAGGATCCGAcataacttttatgccttaaggcaattTATAAAGCCACATTTTTAGTTATCTTTAAGCAGACAAAGATTTATAAGggttgtcttaaggcataactaaagttatgccggatccgacataacttttatgccttaaggaaatttataaggcagacttttagttatgccggagaCAGCATAAATTGTCTTAAagcataactaaagttatgccggatccaacataggttgccttataaggcaaacttttagttatgccttaaggcaacatATGCCgaatccggcataactttagttatgccttaaggaaactTATGCCGCATAAGACAGACTTTTCTCAAAGCAttaccttgcgaaattatttttatttttatgcctgagcgggggttcgaacccagaacctcagtattttcggccaccttttcaagtgaaggacaaaacttaaagaccacaaatttgaggggaaaaatttaaaaaccaccccaaaagaagggcaatccgcgcaacaaaaaaaaatgaaattaagcccacatttaaaatcagattctctttcttaaaaaaaaaaacccaaaatcgTGGGCATCCCATTAAGTCCAAATCTggtatactttgtaattttgttggtatgttttgtaaataaaaaaaagtatcattatgttttgtaatataggaTCTTAACTAGTATTATTAAgtcattttcccttctttttacCCTTTAATTGTGCACAGAGCCGTACCATAATCGTAATTATTGTGTTTACGCAATACACGTATTATGCATTTTCATGAGGATTATATTCATAGGAAAGACGTGGAGGGCACATGTTAATACCATAGAGATTAATCTCAATAAGTGTTGAAAGGTGTAGCTCACCCCTTAGGTCATGTTCCTTCATCACATGTTTTTGAAAGAGCTGGCATCATTTATAGGAGCAAATTAAAGAATGTCGTGAGACTAAACAAACATTACTGATTTTTATATCTACGGTTTGTCACGTGATAAGTAGATCAATGACAGATTGGTGGTAGTATACATACGATTGCGTCTATTTATAATATCCCAATAGTTATACAAATTGAAACTCCTTTATTGTCATTCTCGGCTTTCTCGAGGTGCCATTCGTTAAGGGCTGGAAAGATTCTTCTTCCTTGTAATGCTCATAGAATGTCCAATCGTAATATCCTATATATATTGGGCTATAATGCTTCAGTGTCGAATATCACATTAAAGAGTCTTGGTACAATTGAAACATTAGTAAATTCAATTGGTTAATTGGTCAAACGTGAGGCTACTTGAGGATTAAGATATGGAGGAACAAGGTACTGGTAAAACAAATCACGTAAGGTTACCTTGATTTCTATATGTAGCACGttagttagtttttttttttttttttttttttttttttttttaaattgataaaaaatcaAAGTTGATCAAGGGCGGAACTAGAGTGTAACACGGGAGATCGAccgaacccagtagcttttgGCGTAGACCCTGTATTTGTATTAGAAACTCTAATTATAAGCGTATATAGTTATTTAACTGCGGACTAATGTACCAACTTAAGTTGATGGTCCAGTGGTAAGGAAGAAGGCAGGGAAGCCTTCCACGTCCAAGATAAGTACATACATAAGTACATAGCTGCAAGACATTGCCCTTTACCTATATAagcagatttttttaaaaaggagttatttttaaatatataagatTGACAATTAAAAAATGTTCGTTCCACTCGAAAACAAAAGAGGCTCTCCGTTTCTTTCACAAACATCAAACCAAAAATTAGATTTCTATAAAGGTCCAAAACCTAttcgtcttcttcttctgcaAAACTACCAAAGCCTTTGcccacccaccacccaccctcTGCTGAAGTCCAAACCTCTGACTAGTGACTAATACGTACAGGAACTCTTTCAGTTCGTtgcttttttaaatatattaaataccGGTACTTGTTCGttggtttgggattgttatgaatTAGCTTGAGGTCGTtatcatgtcttaaaatttcgaaCCCCCAAACCttaaatcctggctccgcctctgaaGTTGATTCATCCTTGATAAGCCATTGTTTGGTAAAATCAGAAGCACACTGTTCATCCTCTTCTTTGCTCTTTTTCTTGGTTttacaagattttttttttctaaatttctgaATCAGTTCCAACTTGACTCCGTTGATTGTGCCTTTTTTAAGAGAAATTTATATTCCCTTCATGTGCTCCACTTAAAAACTTTGCAGCCACATAGAAGTAACTGATTAGGCAAACACTGTCAATACTCTGCCTCAGACATCGTTCCtctttttttcattcatttatttCTAGCTTGCTTTTTCAAGTTGGTCTTCGGCTCTTTGATAGAGATTGGTTAATGCATGTTGAATATAGGCAACATATTTCAACTGGGTTCTTCATGCGTGGTGCTTTGGAAGATTCAATATTAATCTTTCTGTGAAAACTTTGATGGAATTATTCTCAGGTGAGTTTAAATTGACTCACCAATGCCCATCATCTGCTTGATATATTTCATGTATTGCACTAAAAGTCTATTTTGGTTGTGGTGGGGACTTCAAAGATTGTTGGTGTTTCAATTTTGAACTGATTGCAGAATTTGATGCAAGTTTATGGGTTGATATACTGGATATACGCAAGATATACAGCTGATGTGGCAGGAGTTAGTTAACTACTCAATTTCCAGAGGTTAGTTGGTTTAAAATGCTTCatgatatacaagatatacgCATGATATACAATCTAGCTGGCCAGTTAGTTAACTGCCATTTCCAGAAGTTAGTTAGCTGTCATAATAGTTAGTTACGCACTTCCACAAGTTAGTTGCGAATGTTATTAGGCCCGGCTTGTCACCGTTTCATGTCTTCTTATTACGTATTGTTAATAATGGAAATGGCTCGATGTTTCATTCCGAGTCAGGATCATAGTTTGTATCActctttcaaaattccaataaaAACGCCTCAAAGTTTGCAATAAGACAAAATTGTTTTACTTTACCTATATATACACGTAATTAAGATTGCTTTTACATGATTGATAATTATGTTACTTTGTTTTACAGTAATAATGCAGAAGCCACaactaatgtcatgacatgttacgaAACAAGTAAAAAGGATGATGAACAAAACAATGATCAAGAGATAATCGAACCTAAGGATTGATGGGCGTCGAAGAGGAATATGAAAATAGATCGACACCAAATCTAGAGGAAACGAGGCGGTTAATCTAGGGAATGAGGAATTGATTCGGAACCGGAATAAGTGTGCGTACCGACGAGATCGAGAAAGAAGGGGTATCGGGAAAGTTAAAGTGGATCGAGCTTGTTGAAAGAGTATGAAGACAATGTTTTCGCTTGGTCATACGCCGATATGCCGTAAGCCTGAGCACAAAACATTGTTGCCAGGTTCCGATCTTAGAGGGATTCGCCCGGTAAACGTAAAATCAAAATTCTAAGCCCGATGTCGCATCCGAATTAAAGAAGAAGTGGAAAAACGATTGATCGGGAGTTGTGAAGTTGACACCATACTCCTGACACGGTTAGCGAACATAGTCCgtaccaaagaaagatggaaaaATAAGGATCTGTGTGGACTATCGTGATCTTAACCGCgctagcccaaaggataattttCCACTCTCAAACATTCACATACTTATTGACAATTGCGCCAAGCATGAGGTGCAATCTTTTATGGATTGTTACATGGGCTATCATCAAATACCGATGGATGAGAAAGATGCTCAGAAGACGGCGTTCATCACACCCTGGGGGATATGTCATTACCGGATAATGCCTTTTGGGCTCAAGAATGCCGGTGCTACTTACATGAGGGCGATGACcgctatttttcatgatatgatgcatcgagAGATCGAGGTGTATGTGGACG contains:
- the LOC132051001 gene encoding uncharacterized protein LOC132051001, with amino-acid sequence MQEKRKDVVIKVIAAVTVGKDVSSLFTDVVNCMPTENLELKKLVYLYLISFAKSQPDLAILAVNTFVKMKVSLRNAGNDNFIILKVGDGQCSLDFRGLMATVLMYNKRRLPVSSGNHEYKKLDKGLSTTIHASHSFPLF